One part of the Arthrobacter sp. EM1 genome encodes these proteins:
- a CDS encoding DLW-39 family protein encodes MKKLLVFIATIAGVLLYKKVQESEARKTVWSRSTDTVD; translated from the coding sequence GTGAAGAAGTTGCTGGTTTTTATAGCCACGATCGCAGGCGTCCTGCTCTACAAGAAAGTGCAGGAATCCGAGGCCCGGAAAACAGTCTGGAGCAGATCGACCGACACGGTTGATTAG
- a CDS encoding DMT family transporter — protein MNFFLAALGVLGVASSGPLIAATLGATSVSALAIAFWRNAIGSVVMAGPVLVRGPRQFGRVTGSEFRWSLAAAVALALHFACFITSLQLTSVAAATALVCLQSGWIAIFQLFRGVRHRWPVLAGLGLAFVGVIAITGFDMGASQGALLGDLLAVVGGALAGIYTMAGGKARQSLGTGVYTTLCYGMCAAVVALLALFSQQPLAGFETTGWLGILAITVCAQLIGHTAFNHLLATMSPLLVSMIILLEIPGAALLAAAFLSETLPAGTYAGLALILVGLGVVVLGQRGSRSVQGAGAPLAELGTD, from the coding sequence GTGAACTTCTTCCTAGCCGCCCTGGGCGTCCTTGGCGTGGCTTCCTCCGGGCCGCTTATAGCAGCGACGCTGGGGGCCACCTCGGTCAGTGCACTGGCGATCGCCTTTTGGCGTAATGCCATCGGGTCGGTTGTGATGGCTGGCCCCGTCCTGGTCCGGGGCCCGCGTCAGTTCGGCAGGGTCACCGGCAGCGAGTTCCGTTGGTCACTGGCGGCTGCAGTTGCCCTGGCGCTGCACTTTGCGTGCTTTATTACCTCTTTGCAGTTGACCTCGGTCGCGGCAGCCACTGCCCTCGTCTGCCTGCAGTCCGGCTGGATAGCCATCTTCCAGCTCTTCCGCGGCGTCCGGCACCGCTGGCCCGTCCTGGCCGGCCTGGGCCTCGCGTTTGTTGGGGTTATTGCCATCACGGGATTCGACATGGGAGCTTCCCAGGGTGCCCTGCTGGGCGACCTCCTGGCGGTGGTAGGCGGCGCCCTGGCGGGAATCTATACCATGGCCGGCGGCAAGGCGCGCCAGAGCCTGGGGACGGGCGTCTACACCACGCTGTGCTACGGGATGTGTGCGGCCGTCGTTGCGCTGCTGGCGCTGTTCTCGCAGCAACCGCTGGCCGGCTTCGAAACAACCGGCTGGCTCGGCATCCTGGCCATCACAGTCTGCGCACAGCTCATCGGCCACACCGCCTTCAATCACCTGCTGGCCACCATGAGTCCGCTGCTGGTCTCGATGATCATCCTGCTGGAGATTCCTGGAGCCGCGCTGCTGGCTGCGGCGTTTCTGTCCGAGACCTTGCCGGCCGGAACCTACGCGGGTTTGGCGTTGATCCTGGTGGGTCTCGGCGTGGTGGTCCTGGGCCAGCGTGGTTCCCGCTCGGTGCAGGGTGCCGGGGCTCCGCTGGCGGAACTGGGGACGGACTGA
- a CDS encoding glycosyltransferase family 2 protein: MSPEKSSEDALDDAVQTPDVSIVIPAYNEESVIRQCLIAAVYQSVPAHEIIVVDNMSTDRTGEIVRQMQLEYPESPIILLSQDRDQGLIPTRNFGLDRATGDILGRIDADSVLEPDWVEQVQKAFRDKAVHAATGPVVYYDMPMRRFGLKADDKMRQLMLRLAKHQYHFLFGSNMALRRSAWEIIRSETCRDEKDEMHEDIDLSLHLADHELRIQYWPQMVSGMSARRLEDSPRDYRYYVTRFDRTYKAHNVKKMALKAPMVVFFSVYFPAKLLRAIHTVNTAQPGRRGGQ; this comes from the coding sequence ATGTCACCCGAAAAATCCTCTGAGGATGCCTTAGACGATGCTGTCCAGACGCCCGACGTCTCGATCGTGATTCCGGCCTACAACGAGGAAAGTGTTATCCGGCAGTGCCTGATTGCTGCCGTGTACCAGTCCGTTCCGGCACACGAGATCATTGTGGTCGACAACATGTCAACGGACCGTACGGGTGAGATCGTCCGGCAAATGCAGTTGGAGTACCCGGAAAGCCCCATCATCCTGCTCAGCCAGGACCGGGACCAGGGACTGATCCCGACCCGCAACTTTGGCTTGGACCGCGCCACCGGAGACATCCTGGGCCGGATCGACGCCGACTCCGTTCTCGAACCCGACTGGGTCGAACAGGTGCAGAAGGCTTTCCGGGACAAGGCGGTGCACGCCGCGACCGGACCGGTCGTCTATTACGACATGCCGATGCGTCGTTTTGGCCTGAAAGCAGACGACAAAATGCGACAACTGATGCTCAGGCTGGCCAAGCATCAGTACCACTTCCTCTTTGGGTCAAACATGGCCCTCCGCCGCTCAGCTTGGGAAATAATCCGGAGCGAGACGTGCCGGGATGAGAAGGACGAGATGCACGAGGACATCGATTTGTCCCTGCACCTGGCCGACCATGAACTCCGGATCCAATACTGGCCACAGATGGTCTCGGGGATGTCCGCGCGCCGGCTGGAAGACTCGCCCCGCGACTACCGCTACTACGTGACGCGTTTCGACCGTACGTACAAGGCCCACAACGTCAAGAAGATGGCACTCAAGGCCCCCATGGTCGTTTTCTTCTCCGTCTACTTTCCTGCCAAGCTGCTCCGCGCCATCCACACTGTCAACACCGCCCAGCCTGGCCGCCGCGGCGGCCAGTAA
- a CDS encoding peptidylprolyl isomerase: MTAIATAKATIHTSLGDVVVNLFGNHAPKTVENFVGLATGEKAWTHPESGDDKTGTPLYDGTIFHRIIKDFMIQAGDPLGRGVGGPGYKFDDEIHPELTFNEPYKLAMANAGIQMGRGTNGSQFFITTIPTGWLQGKHSIFGEVADDESKKVVDAIEGVRTGMGDRPVEDVTINSIDVVKL; encoded by the coding sequence ATGACTGCCATCGCAACTGCAAAAGCAACTATCCACACGAGCCTGGGCGACGTCGTTGTTAATCTCTTCGGCAACCATGCTCCCAAAACCGTCGAAAACTTCGTCGGCCTGGCGACCGGCGAGAAGGCCTGGACGCACCCGGAATCGGGCGATGACAAGACGGGGACGCCGCTGTATGACGGCACTATCTTCCACCGCATCATCAAGGACTTTATGATCCAGGCGGGCGATCCCCTGGGCCGTGGTGTTGGCGGACCCGGCTATAAGTTCGATGATGAAATCCACCCGGAGCTGACGTTCAACGAGCCCTACAAACTGGCCATGGCGAACGCCGGCATCCAGATGGGCCGCGGTACCAACGGTTCGCAGTTCTTTATCACCACCATCCCCACCGGCTGGCTGCAGGGCAAACACAGCATCTTCGGCGAGGTGGCCGACGACGAGTCCAAGAAGGTTGTTGACGCCATTGAAGGTGTCCGCACCGGAATGGGCGACCGTCCGGTCGAGGACGTCACCATCAACAGCATTGATGTAGTGAAGCTCTAA
- a CDS encoding rhomboid family intramembrane serine protease produces MSYGIPAAEPSAQIPVCPRHPDRAAYVRCQRCGRPACPDCQRAAAVGFQCVDCVNETKRTTPDVRTVYGGAVTTGKPVATLTLIGLCVLVYVLQWLVPNDDIYQNFAFATVYATPEYGVFEPWRMVTSAFLHSQGFILHIVLNMYMLWVFGQALEPLLGRIRFLAVYLLSAFGGSVGYLVLTPGYVPGQPLSGVVGASGAIFGLFGAMLVVQRRRGGDTRQLWVLILINGVIGFLVPTIAWQAHLGGAVTGALCAAVVAYTPRGPRQGLMQAGGLVLVLALLVGISVFRVATA; encoded by the coding sequence ATGAGCTACGGAATTCCGGCGGCGGAGCCGTCCGCGCAGATCCCGGTGTGCCCCAGGCACCCGGATAGGGCCGCCTACGTGCGATGCCAGCGTTGCGGGCGCCCCGCCTGCCCCGACTGCCAGCGGGCGGCCGCCGTCGGATTCCAATGTGTTGATTGCGTCAACGAAACAAAACGTACGACGCCGGATGTCCGGACGGTCTATGGCGGCGCGGTAACCACAGGCAAACCTGTGGCCACGCTTACCCTCATCGGCCTCTGTGTCCTGGTCTATGTTCTCCAGTGGCTGGTGCCGAATGACGACATCTACCAGAACTTCGCGTTCGCTACGGTTTATGCCACCCCGGAGTACGGGGTCTTCGAACCCTGGCGCATGGTGACGTCCGCCTTCCTCCATTCCCAGGGCTTCATCCTGCACATTGTGCTGAACATGTACATGCTCTGGGTGTTTGGTCAGGCGCTCGAGCCCCTTTTGGGTCGGATCCGCTTCCTTGCCGTCTATTTGTTGTCCGCCTTCGGCGGCTCGGTCGGCTACCTCGTGCTGACCCCCGGATACGTCCCGGGCCAACCGCTCAGCGGCGTTGTGGGTGCCTCGGGTGCCATTTTTGGACTTTTTGGCGCCATGCTTGTGGTCCAACGCCGCCGCGGCGGCGATACCAGGCAACTCTGGGTGCTCATCCTGATTAATGGTGTCATCGGCTTCCTGGTACCGACGATTGCCTGGCAGGCCCACCTGGGCGGGGCGGTAACCGGTGCCCTGTGCGCAGCCGTTGTTGCCTACACCCCGCGCGGACCGCGCCAGGGACTAATGCAGGCAGGCGGCCTGGTCCTGGTACTGGCCTTGCTTGTCGGCATCTCCGTTTTCAGGGTTGCCACCGCCTGA
- a CDS encoding DNA-3-methyladenine glycosylase I, whose translation MVRDVAGPILGEDGLARPPWAAVDPMLREYYDTEWGLPVRDEQGLFERISLEAFQAGLSWATILRKRPAFRAAFGNFRPETVAAFTEADVQRLLLDAGIVRNRLKIRAAVTNAQATIALRADGGLVDFVWSFQPASTPLPRTHADIPTTSTESIALSTALRKRGFAFVGPTTMYALMEAIGMVDTHLMDSHRRGSSGIWPR comes from the coding sequence ATGGTACGGGACGTAGCCGGCCCGATCCTCGGGGAGGACGGCCTCGCCAGGCCGCCCTGGGCGGCCGTGGATCCGATGCTGCGCGAGTACTACGACACGGAGTGGGGACTTCCGGTGCGGGACGAACAGGGACTGTTCGAACGCATCAGCCTGGAGGCGTTCCAGGCCGGACTGTCCTGGGCCACGATCCTCCGCAAGCGTCCGGCGTTCCGGGCCGCCTTCGGGAATTTCCGCCCCGAGACGGTAGCGGCCTTCACCGAAGCGGATGTTCAGCGTCTCCTCCTGGACGCCGGAATCGTCCGCAACCGGCTGAAGATCCGGGCAGCGGTCACCAACGCCCAAGCCACTATCGCCCTGCGGGCCGACGGCGGGCTGGTCGACTTCGTGTGGTCCTTCCAACCCGCCTCTACACCCCTGCCGAGAACGCATGCGGACATCCCCACAACGTCGACGGAGTCCATCGCCCTGTCCACAGCATTGCGCAAGCGTGGTTTCGCCTTTGTCGGCCCCACCACCATGTACGCCTTGATGGAAGCCATCGGAATGGTTGATACGCATCTGATGGACAGCCACCGTCGGGGAAGCTCGGGCATCTGGCCGCGCTAA
- a CDS encoding cell division protein CrgA: protein MPESKRRKRTIEATPQTSAAQANKPNPVWFKPVMFGLMILGLLWIITFYISEGTLPVAAWGSGNIMAGFGIAIAGFLMTTRWRS, encoded by the coding sequence GTGCCCGAGTCAAAACGCCGCAAGCGCACAATCGAGGCAACGCCACAGACTTCCGCCGCGCAGGCCAACAAACCCAACCCGGTCTGGTTTAAGCCCGTAATGTTTGGCCTGATGATCCTCGGCCTCCTGTGGATCATCACTTTCTACATCAGCGAAGGCACACTTCCCGTGGCCGCCTGGGGATCAGGGAACATTATGGCTGGTTTCGGAATCGCCATCGCCGGCTTCCTAATGACCACCCGCTGGCGGTCCTAA
- a CDS encoding class E sortase, with amino-acid sequence MQDSAARRFTRGPRTFRRTVLVLGELLVTAGFIVFLFVLWQLWGTNMAADARQREMVREFSRNLADPAAAVAAPAVVDGRPTVAAEPATGTTLGVVYIPRFGADYARPLVQGTSPAILDALGIGHYEGTAMPGAVGNVAVAGHRQTHGAVLDNIDELVPGDRIYIQTRDGYYVYSFRNSEVVLPARTDVLLPVPAQPDAAATERYLTMTSCNPRFGSQERVIAYSVLERWQPASAGPPPAEIAGQVQRAAGED; translated from the coding sequence CTGCAGGACAGCGCCGCACGCCGTTTCACCCGCGGCCCCCGAACATTCCGCCGGACTGTCCTGGTCCTGGGCGAGTTGCTCGTCACCGCGGGTTTCATCGTCTTCCTGTTTGTCCTCTGGCAGCTGTGGGGGACCAACATGGCAGCGGATGCCCGGCAGCGTGAGATGGTCAGGGAGTTCAGCCGGAATCTGGCGGACCCGGCCGCGGCGGTAGCGGCGCCCGCCGTCGTCGACGGCCGGCCGACTGTCGCCGCGGAGCCTGCCACCGGTACCACTCTCGGCGTTGTCTACATTCCCCGGTTCGGCGCTGACTATGCCAGACCCCTGGTCCAGGGTACCTCTCCGGCAATTCTGGATGCCCTCGGAATCGGCCACTACGAAGGCACGGCCATGCCTGGCGCGGTGGGAAACGTCGCGGTCGCCGGCCACCGGCAGACCCATGGGGCCGTTCTGGATAACATCGATGAGCTGGTCCCCGGGGACCGGATCTACATTCAGACCAGGGACGGCTACTACGTGTACAGCTTCCGGAACAGCGAGGTCGTCCTCCCTGCCAGGACGGACGTCCTGCTGCCGGTGCCCGCACAACCCGACGCCGCAGCCACGGAACGCTACCTGACGATGACAAGTTGCAATCCCCGGTTCGGCTCCCAGGAACGGGTCATCGCCTACTCGGTGCTTGAGCGCTGGCAACCGGCATCGGCCGGTCCTCCACCGGCTGAGATCGCCGGCCAGGTCCAGCGTGCCGCCGGGGAGGACTGA
- a CDS encoding gamma-glutamyl-gamma-aminobutyrate hydrolase family protein (Members of this family of hydrolases with an active site Cys residue belong to MEROPS family C26.) encodes MSTTKILVVDNYDSFVYTLVGYLQELGAETTVVRNDDVTLAEAIDLAEAREGVLISPGPGNPAGAGVCIELIKWCGSHNKAMLGVCLGHQALAEAYGGTVTHAPELMHGKTSLVEHHGGGVFEGLPSPFTATRYHSLAAVRESIPEVLEITAETGTGVVMGLQHRTAPLCGVQFHPESVLTEGGYRMLGNWLESLGMAGAAQRASALSPLIKH; translated from the coding sequence ATGAGTACAACCAAGATTCTCGTCGTCGATAACTATGACAGCTTTGTTTACACCCTGGTGGGTTACCTCCAGGAACTCGGTGCGGAGACGACAGTGGTCCGCAACGACGATGTCACCTTGGCTGAGGCGATCGATCTCGCGGAGGCACGTGAGGGCGTCCTCATCTCGCCGGGACCCGGAAACCCTGCCGGTGCGGGAGTCTGCATCGAACTGATCAAGTGGTGCGGAAGCCACAACAAAGCCATGCTTGGGGTCTGCTTGGGCCACCAGGCACTGGCCGAGGCCTACGGGGGAACTGTCACCCACGCCCCGGAACTTATGCACGGCAAAACGTCCCTCGTGGAACACCACGGCGGCGGAGTGTTCGAGGGTCTGCCGTCGCCTTTCACGGCGACCCGATACCACTCCCTCGCCGCCGTCCGGGAGAGCATACCCGAGGTCCTGGAGATCACGGCGGAAACGGGGACGGGCGTTGTTATGGGGCTGCAACACCGCACCGCGCCACTGTGTGGAGTGCAATTCCACCCCGAGTCCGTGCTCACCGAAGGCGGCTACCGAATGCTCGGGAACTGGCTTGAATCCCTTGGGATGGCCGGCGCCGCCCAGCGGGCTTCGGCGCTAAGCCCGCTGATCAAACACTAG
- the pknB gene encoding Stk1 family PASTA domain-containing Ser/Thr kinase, protein MSTSPRTPSHREDRGPVNTQRVLSGRYELGELIGRGGMADVFRGVDTRLGRTVAVKLLRPDLARDPQFQARFKREAQAVAALNHPSIVAIYDTGDHSVPGDHEDTVRVPYIVMEFVSGKTIRDLIRSKDVGIDQAIDFTLGVLAALDYSHKAGIVHRDIKPANVMYCPESNSVKVMDFGIARAMADSAATMTQTQAVVGTAQYLSPEQARGETVDARSDLYSAGCLLYEMLAGRPPFIGDSPVSVAYQHVREIPELASSLNPDVSEALDSVLMKALQKNRADRFQDAAAFRRALRAARSGVGVTAPPASEAPTNPNDTIPTPDNAPTAAFSVTGARFLDDSHTGRLRPALESPAYDDGAPMAPGVSYGAADTGSLPLVLPPEREHTRHQKSRRRTWITALVIVTVLVLAGGGLWLYNLMNQAPPPVAKVLVPSVTSLTETEALQKLYNAGLKPQLEHMQNETVTKGIAIGTVPAVGSPLDPNSDITLNISEGPSVITIPADLPGRTEAAARDVLRQKGLAGAPGTTMANSPTVPSGLVITTNPAPGQNVAAGSTVEIIVSTGKVVVPQLVGLPRAEAEAALKALGLAMSATEVENSQVEPGKITAQADPADALVEQGKTVTVTVAKAPAPPPAPSPSPTPTPTPKATKSTKESGASLRGFSA, encoded by the coding sequence ATGTCCACTTCACCCCGCACCCCATCGCACCGGGAGGACCGCGGCCCCGTCAACACGCAGCGCGTCCTCAGCGGGCGCTATGAGCTGGGTGAACTGATCGGCCGCGGCGGCATGGCCGACGTTTTCCGCGGCGTGGACACCCGATTGGGACGCACCGTCGCGGTCAAACTGCTTCGCCCCGACCTTGCCCGGGACCCTCAGTTCCAGGCCAGGTTCAAACGCGAAGCGCAGGCGGTGGCCGCGTTAAACCATCCCTCAATCGTGGCCATCTACGACACCGGGGACCACTCCGTCCCCGGCGACCACGAGGACACTGTCCGGGTGCCGTACATCGTGATGGAGTTCGTTTCCGGAAAAACGATCCGGGACCTCATCCGGTCCAAGGACGTCGGAATCGACCAGGCGATTGACTTCACCCTGGGGGTGCTCGCCGCCCTGGACTACAGCCACAAGGCCGGAATTGTGCACCGCGACATCAAACCGGCCAATGTGATGTACTGCCCGGAGTCCAACAGCGTCAAAGTGATGGATTTCGGGATTGCCCGCGCCATGGCGGACTCGGCAGCGACCATGACGCAAACACAGGCCGTCGTGGGGACCGCACAGTACCTTTCCCCGGAACAGGCACGCGGCGAGACCGTTGATGCCCGCAGCGATCTCTACTCTGCCGGCTGCCTGCTCTATGAGATGCTCGCCGGCCGGCCCCCTTTCATCGGCGACAGCCCCGTTTCTGTTGCCTACCAGCATGTGCGGGAGATTCCGGAACTGGCCAGCAGCCTGAATCCTGATGTCTCCGAGGCACTGGACAGCGTACTGATGAAGGCACTGCAAAAGAACCGGGCGGACCGCTTCCAGGATGCCGCAGCCTTCCGCCGTGCCCTCCGGGCTGCCCGGAGCGGAGTTGGGGTCACCGCACCGCCGGCAAGCGAAGCGCCCACCAATCCCAATGACACCATTCCGACGCCGGACAACGCTCCGACGGCTGCCTTCTCGGTGACCGGAGCGAGGTTCCTGGACGACTCCCATACCGGCAGGCTCCGGCCCGCCCTGGAATCGCCCGCATATGATGACGGCGCTCCGATGGCACCCGGTGTTAGCTATGGCGCCGCGGACACCGGCAGTTTGCCGCTGGTCCTTCCCCCCGAGCGGGAGCACACCCGGCACCAGAAGTCGCGCCGCCGGACGTGGATCACGGCTTTGGTGATCGTCACCGTCCTGGTACTCGCGGGAGGTGGCCTGTGGCTGTACAACCTGATGAACCAGGCTCCGCCGCCCGTCGCCAAGGTCCTGGTGCCGTCGGTTACCTCGCTGACCGAAACTGAGGCCCTCCAGAAGCTGTACAACGCCGGGCTGAAACCCCAGCTGGAACACATGCAGAACGAGACCGTCACCAAGGGAATTGCCATCGGCACCGTTCCGGCTGTCGGCAGCCCCCTGGATCCGAACTCAGATATCACCCTCAACATCTCCGAAGGCCCCAGCGTTATCACCATCCCCGCTGACCTGCCCGGACGCACGGAGGCCGCCGCCCGCGACGTGCTGCGCCAGAAAGGACTCGCCGGTGCCCCCGGCACCACCATGGCCAACAGTCCCACCGTGCCGTCAGGGCTCGTGATCACGACAAATCCTGCGCCCGGACAGAATGTGGCCGCCGGCAGCACTGTGGAAATTATCGTCTCCACCGGCAAGGTTGTGGTTCCCCAACTGGTCGGACTTCCCCGGGCCGAGGCGGAGGCGGCGCTCAAGGCGCTCGGCCTGGCCATGAGCGCCACGGAAGTCGAAAACTCCCAGGTTGAACCGGGAAAGATCACTGCACAGGCCGACCCGGCGGACGCCCTCGTGGAACAGGGGAAAACGGTCACCGTTACCGTCGCCAAGGCTCCCGCGCCCCCGCCCGCGCCGTCGCCAAGCCCCACTCCCACGCCTACCCCCAAGGCAACCAAGAGCACCAAGGAAAGCGGGGCGTCCCTGCGCGGGTTTTCCGCCTAG
- a CDS encoding protein kinase has translation MRPSSGITLGGRFQLTTRIAIGGMGEVWKAKDLILGRIVAIKVLKEEYTGDPGFLQRFRAEARHTALLNHVGIANVFDYGEEEGSAYLVMELVPGQPLSSIIEHEQVLSPDRTLSMIAQTARALSMAHTQGLVHRDIKPGNLLITPDGRVKVTDFGIARLADQVPLTQTGQVMGTAQYLAPEQATGQLATGASDIYALGVIGYECLTGRRPFSGESQIAIALAQVNDAPPPLPETLPKPVRALLMSMLAKDPKNRPADALKLSEAAEAIRNGDISAAHAAVPGMLLFEAATGPITAPVDVPTAATGVIGAADRTTSATSALPVVGAAAAGAAAGFAAGSDAAGARSTLSRADALAAERTWDQEDDDYDDPVDEPGHRGRSPWTWPLVALILLVLFALVGVVLTQAGILFPKTPASSSAAVTTSSSAQPSSSSASPTSSSASPTSSPATPTKSTPAGINLIPESYLGRPFNQVRSELIGLGLVVTGAEVFDDSTPGTVVQIDPAGRVQSGTTITVSYSKGPAPATVPTLQPGASEAAVQQAIESAGLRWAKGADLAPATKTQAPGTFVSSEPASGASVPAGSLVTYHLAKAAPAAATPSPTGT, from the coding sequence GTGAGGCCTTCATCAGGAATCACCCTCGGCGGCAGATTTCAGCTGACGACGCGTATTGCGATCGGCGGCATGGGAGAAGTCTGGAAAGCCAAAGATCTGATCCTTGGCCGCATCGTCGCTATCAAGGTGCTCAAGGAGGAGTACACCGGGGACCCCGGTTTCCTCCAGCGCTTCCGGGCCGAGGCCCGGCACACGGCGCTGCTGAACCACGTGGGCATCGCCAACGTCTTTGACTACGGCGAGGAAGAAGGCTCCGCCTACCTCGTGATGGAGCTCGTTCCGGGCCAACCGCTGAGCAGCATCATTGAACACGAACAGGTGCTTTCCCCGGACCGCACCCTTTCCATGATTGCCCAGACGGCCCGCGCCCTCTCGATGGCGCACACCCAGGGCCTGGTGCACCGCGATATCAAGCCGGGCAACCTGCTCATCACCCCGGACGGGCGCGTAAAGGTCACGGACTTTGGCATCGCTCGGCTGGCAGACCAGGTCCCGCTCACCCAGACCGGACAGGTGATGGGAACGGCCCAGTATCTGGCCCCCGAGCAGGCTACCGGCCAACTCGCGACCGGAGCCTCGGACATCTATGCCCTCGGCGTGATCGGCTACGAGTGCCTCACCGGCCGCCGCCCGTTCTCCGGCGAATCACAGATCGCCATCGCACTGGCCCAGGTCAATGATGCGCCGCCGCCGCTTCCGGAGACCTTGCCGAAGCCGGTCCGCGCGCTGCTGATGTCGATGCTGGCCAAGGACCCCAAGAACCGTCCCGCCGACGCGCTCAAGCTGTCGGAGGCTGCCGAAGCCATCCGCAACGGCGACATTTCCGCAGCTCACGCCGCGGTTCCCGGCATGCTCCTCTTCGAGGCGGCGACCGGCCCGATCACCGCCCCGGTAGACGTCCCCACAGCAGCTACGGGTGTCATCGGCGCGGCTGACCGAACGACGTCGGCCACCTCGGCACTGCCGGTAGTCGGCGCCGCCGCAGCCGGTGCCGCAGCTGGGTTTGCTGCCGGATCCGACGCCGCCGGGGCCCGAAGCACACTCTCACGCGCCGATGCTCTCGCCGCGGAACGCACCTGGGACCAGGAGGACGACGACTACGACGATCCCGTCGATGAACCGGGGCACCGCGGACGCAGCCCCTGGACCTGGCCGCTGGTGGCGCTGATCCTGCTCGTGCTGTTCGCCTTGGTGGGCGTGGTATTGACCCAGGCCGGGATCCTGTTCCCGAAGACGCCGGCGAGCAGCAGCGCGGCGGTCACCACCAGCAGCAGCGCGCAGCCGAGCAGCTCCAGCGCGTCACCCACATCCTCAAGCGCGAGCCCCACCAGCAGCCCCGCGACGCCTACAAAGTCGACTCCGGCCGGGATCAACCTCATTCCGGAAAGCTATCTCGGCCGCCCCTTTAACCAGGTCCGCAGCGAACTCATCGGACTGGGCCTTGTGGTGACCGGAGCCGAGGTATTTGACGATTCCACCCCCGGAACGGTGGTCCAAATAGACCCGGCCGGACGGGTCCAATCGGGCACAACCATAACAGTGAGCTACTCCAAGGGCCCGGCGCCCGCCACGGTCCCGACGCTGCAGCCCGGTGCCAGCGAAGCCGCCGTGCAGCAGGCCATCGAAAGTGCGGGCCTGCGTTGGGCCAAGGGGGCTGACCTCGCTCCGGCCACCAAGACGCAGGCTCCCGGCACTTTCGTCAGCTCCGAGCCCGCCTCCGGCGCCAGCGTCCCCGCCGGCTCACTTGTGACCTACCACCTGGCCAAAGCAGCGCCCGCGGCAGCTACCCCAAGTCCGACGGGAACGTAG